The following are from one region of the Arthrobacter sp. TMP15 genome:
- a CDS encoding Gfo/Idh/MocA family oxidoreductase, whose product MANLRVGLIGLGMMGRHHARVIREVEGIDLVAVADAYGDPHGVAKELPVLGSVEELIAAGIDMAIAAVPTGMHEEVGLALAAAGVHTLVEKPIAASVPAGQRLVEAFATKGLVGAVGHIERFNPALQSLRKRIADGELGEVYQIVTRRQGPFPARIADVGVVKDLGTHDIDLTAWLANSRFESIFAQTTTRSGRPHEDMVAATGQLENGIITNHLVNWLSPMKERLTIVTGEKGAFVADTVTADLTFFENGTVATEWDSIGAFRGVSEGNVTRPAIAKPEPLRTEHEAFRDAVLGLRNDVVTMAEGQDTLVVAEAVLESARLGQNVRIAVP is encoded by the coding sequence GTGGCTAATCTCCGAGTAGGCCTAATCGGCCTGGGAATGATGGGGCGCCACCATGCCCGGGTCATCCGTGAAGTTGAGGGCATTGATCTGGTGGCAGTCGCTGACGCCTACGGTGATCCTCACGGTGTTGCAAAGGAACTGCCTGTTCTGGGAAGCGTTGAGGAACTCATTGCCGCCGGTATCGACATGGCTATTGCTGCCGTGCCCACCGGCATGCATGAGGAAGTTGGTTTGGCATTGGCCGCGGCCGGAGTTCACACTCTTGTCGAGAAACCCATTGCAGCGAGTGTCCCAGCCGGACAGCGCCTCGTTGAAGCCTTTGCTACGAAGGGCTTGGTCGGCGCTGTCGGCCATATCGAACGATTCAATCCTGCTCTGCAGTCCCTTCGCAAACGCATTGCTGACGGTGAATTGGGTGAGGTCTACCAGATTGTAACCCGCCGCCAGGGGCCATTCCCCGCCCGTATCGCCGATGTAGGCGTTGTTAAAGACCTTGGCACCCACGATATTGACCTGACAGCTTGGCTGGCAAACAGTCGCTTCGAGTCAATTTTTGCCCAGACCACAACACGAAGCGGGCGTCCCCACGAAGATATGGTGGCGGCCACGGGACAACTGGAGAACGGCATCATCACCAACCACCTCGTCAACTGGCTCTCACCCATGAAAGAGCGCCTGACGATCGTCACCGGTGAAAAGGGTGCATTTGTGGCCGACACGGTCACGGCCGACCTAACCTTCTTCGAGAACGGGACGGTGGCCACTGAATGGGACTCCATTGGGGCCTTCCGTGGCGTGTCAGAAGGCAACGTAACACGGCCGGCGATTGCCAAACCGGAGCCACTTCGTACGGAACACGAAGCTTTTAGGGATGCAGTCCTTGGATTGCGAAATGATGTTGTGACCATGGCAGAGGGCCAAGACACACTCGTTGTTGCTGAAGCAGTGCTTGAGTCTGCACGCTTGGGACAGAATGTGAGAATTGCTGTTCCGTGA
- a CDS encoding lipopolysaccharide biosynthesis protein, which yields MSQFFGRTDVTRDQPYSIKIRGMAGLAGSLSQGLVRFLYNVLMGRILGVAALGAVNSAMSLALLLSLLWPTSAGQAATRFVAQMRGEGSPERAQAVATYLGRRMLAAAAVLGLATVGVSLTLLRTDLGTALSAGALLIGYACWSFSRGVQYGAGQIVRAATWDVVGAVLAVVMLVLVLAMRWDAVLLLPLALSYGLYGVICWPRKSKHPLDQKLLADMNKFVSYGVLGTLSSTGLLQLSMIGAKLAGTEHEAGLYAAALSLATPATMLARTLSQVLFPAMAEAGGRGDNESLRRQTDLVTRGLAISMVAVFGCLALGSPLLLKVLYGNAFAGAANLLPVMLVAVMMTTLPVACVNRLNSSGITGARRVSFTAAGGLAVAALLWVLFAPTYSVAGIAGGYLVATTGTAVGIMAMAWKLDSQSWKYLVGRMLMGIALMSAGILYNFLFTPPLWTGVAMAVAFLGLWLLICRSDIIFLRVGRKAS from the coding sequence GTGTCCCAGTTTTTTGGTCGAACCGATGTTACACGAGATCAGCCCTACAGCATTAAGATTCGCGGAATGGCGGGGTTGGCTGGAAGCCTCTCCCAAGGTTTGGTGCGGTTTCTGTATAACGTACTGATGGGCCGCATCCTCGGCGTGGCTGCATTGGGAGCGGTCAACTCAGCTATGTCCCTAGCCTTGCTGCTCAGCCTGCTGTGGCCCACCTCAGCAGGCCAGGCAGCCACGCGTTTTGTGGCGCAGATGCGGGGTGAAGGAAGCCCGGAAAGAGCGCAAGCAGTCGCCACATACCTCGGACGGCGGATGCTTGCTGCAGCAGCAGTCCTCGGACTCGCTACCGTGGGTGTTTCCCTGACCCTACTCCGCACGGATCTCGGCACTGCGTTGAGTGCCGGGGCTCTACTGATCGGGTATGCCTGCTGGTCCTTTAGCCGTGGCGTGCAGTATGGTGCCGGCCAAATTGTCCGCGCGGCGACATGGGATGTTGTCGGCGCAGTTTTGGCAGTGGTGATGCTAGTCCTAGTGCTTGCCATGAGATGGGACGCGGTACTTCTGCTCCCTCTGGCGCTGTCATACGGGCTCTACGGTGTGATTTGCTGGCCGCGGAAATCAAAGCATCCACTGGATCAGAAACTGCTGGCGGACATGAACAAGTTCGTCAGCTATGGGGTATTAGGAACACTTTCTAGCACCGGCCTACTGCAGCTTTCCATGATCGGTGCCAAGCTGGCTGGAACAGAGCATGAAGCCGGTTTGTATGCCGCTGCACTGAGCCTTGCGACGCCCGCAACGATGCTGGCTAGGACTTTGAGCCAAGTACTTTTCCCAGCGATGGCCGAGGCCGGGGGCCGTGGAGACAACGAATCGCTCAGACGCCAAACCGATTTGGTTACTCGGGGCCTTGCAATATCCATGGTTGCAGTATTCGGCTGCCTGGCACTTGGCAGCCCGCTGCTCCTAAAAGTGCTCTATGGCAATGCATTTGCCGGGGCCGCAAATCTTTTGCCGGTCATGTTGGTGGCAGTCATGATGACGACTTTGCCGGTGGCGTGTGTCAACAGACTCAATTCTTCGGGAATCACGGGTGCAAGGCGGGTGTCGTTCACAGCTGCGGGAGGATTAGCCGTGGCAGCATTGCTTTGGGTACTTTTCGCCCCTACCTACAGTGTGGCAGGAATCGCGGGTGGCTACCTCGTAGCTACCACGGGCACTGCTGTCGGGATCATGGCAATGGCCTGGAAACTGGATTCGCAGTCTTGGAAGTACCTTGTTGGGCGGATGCTGATGGGGATTGCACTAATGTCGGCTGGAATTCTTTATAACTTCTTGTTCACACCGCCGCTTTGGACCGGAGTGGCAATGGCCGTGGCATTCCTCGGTCTGTGGCTGCTGATCTGCCGATCAGACATCATTTTTCTGAGAGTAGGTAGGAAGGCATCGTGA
- a CDS encoding DUF2304 domain-containing protein: protein MQIIVQIVLILAVVLVSLALMRGGSNARHLAIRRIMLMLFALVAAFSVFFPAILTSIANFFGIGRGTDLVLYALIVSFLVFMATTYQRFRVLETSLTLLSRRIALDEAHRPWEESAQSREDGHPKS from the coding sequence GTGCAGATAATTGTCCAGATAGTTCTTATCCTTGCCGTAGTACTGGTGTCCCTTGCGTTGATGCGCGGTGGTTCAAACGCCCGTCACCTCGCGATTCGACGCATCATGCTGATGCTTTTTGCCCTCGTTGCTGCTTTTTCCGTATTCTTCCCAGCGATATTAACCAGCATTGCCAATTTTTTTGGCATCGGACGTGGAACGGACCTCGTACTCTATGCGCTGATCGTCAGTTTTTTGGTGTTCATGGCAACGACCTACCAGCGATTCCGAGTTTTGGAGACTTCCCTGACGTTGCTTTCTAGGAGAATCGCCCTCGATGAGGCACACCGGCCGTGGGAAGAGTCGGCCCAATCCCGCGAAGACGGCCATCCGAAGTCTTAG
- a CDS encoding glycosyltransferase family 2 protein, with amino-acid sequence MSRTWIVIPMYNEATVVGKVIEGLLPDFPNVVCIDDGSNDGSQEVARAAGAVVVQHPVNLGQGAALQTGLEYALSDPEVNAIVTFDADGQHRVEDAKEMVARILSGEAQVVLGSRFLDDRTIVSKPKRLVLKVAAIQSRWSTGMPLTDAHNGLRVFSPALAKKIHLTQNRMAHASELVNQLSVIKPVWVEHPVEIIYTDYSRSKGQSLLNSVNILADLFLR; translated from the coding sequence GTGAGTCGCACTTGGATAGTTATACCGATGTATAACGAGGCAACAGTCGTTGGTAAAGTCATCGAAGGGCTCCTTCCTGATTTCCCCAACGTCGTATGCATCGACGATGGAAGTAATGATGGATCGCAGGAAGTTGCCAGAGCCGCCGGCGCTGTCGTTGTTCAGCACCCGGTAAATCTAGGGCAGGGTGCAGCTTTACAGACTGGTCTTGAATATGCACTTTCAGACCCAGAGGTCAACGCGATTGTGACCTTTGATGCGGATGGCCAGCATCGTGTCGAGGACGCAAAGGAAATGGTTGCAAGAATCTTGTCAGGCGAGGCACAAGTTGTCCTTGGCTCTAGGTTCCTCGACGACCGGACCATTGTTTCCAAACCAAAGCGTTTGGTACTCAAGGTCGCAGCCATACAATCACGGTGGTCCACAGGAATGCCATTGACCGACGCCCACAATGGCTTACGAGTCTTCAGCCCGGCACTTGCCAAGAAGATTCACCTGACCCAGAACCGGATGGCTCATGCCTCGGAACTGGTCAACCAGCTTTCGGTCATAAAGCCGGTCTGGGTTGAGCATCCCGTAGAGATCATCTATACGGACTACTCCCGGTCCAAGGGGCAGTCGCTGCTCAACTCCGTCAACATCCTCGCGGATCTCTTCCTTAGGTGA
- a CDS encoding glycosyltransferase, whose translation MSASKTPRVIIVSRLFAPEVGAAAYRLKALAEALSAAGADVEVFSTKPPKGTEVQASRYPVRRWPVLRDAGGNVRGYIQYMSFDIPVFFRLLFSVKSDVFVVEPPPTTGLMVSLVAALKRTPFVYFSADVSSSAAKGIGIGGPVLKVLTGLERYVLKRAKSILAVSEGVKQEVAALTGRIGNIVNVGTGVDTETFALQGDNKSSEGKYFVYAGTMSEIQGAGIFVDAFLSIMDLHPEVRLMMFGQGVELDALKAKVKDSNRQIVFNEPVAGAVVAQWSRSSLANLASVRPGKGYDFAFATKALAGLSTGAPSIYAGVGPLNEIITLNNLGIGCDWNVKQVAKAMVQAIENPVSGERRAELSKWVEQNHSLAAVAQTGAQAVIHAAHT comes from the coding sequence GTGAGTGCATCAAAGACCCCGCGGGTAATCATTGTGTCGAGGCTGTTTGCTCCTGAAGTAGGCGCGGCTGCATATCGTTTGAAGGCCCTAGCCGAGGCATTGTCAGCTGCTGGTGCGGACGTGGAGGTTTTCTCAACCAAGCCTCCTAAAGGGACAGAGGTTCAGGCCAGCCGCTACCCGGTTCGTCGCTGGCCTGTCCTGCGAGATGCCGGGGGTAACGTTCGTGGCTACATCCAGTACATGAGTTTCGACATCCCAGTATTTTTTAGACTCCTATTCAGCGTGAAGTCTGATGTATTTGTGGTCGAACCCCCGCCCACCACGGGGCTGATGGTTTCCCTAGTAGCTGCACTGAAGAGGACCCCGTTTGTGTACTTCTCAGCTGATGTCTCTTCATCAGCTGCTAAGGGCATCGGCATTGGAGGGCCGGTACTGAAAGTCCTAACCGGGCTGGAACGGTATGTACTCAAACGGGCAAAAAGTATCCTGGCAGTCTCGGAAGGCGTTAAGCAGGAAGTTGCTGCCTTGACAGGCAGGATCGGCAACATCGTCAATGTGGGCACAGGCGTAGATACAGAAACCTTCGCCTTACAAGGGGACAACAAATCTTCGGAAGGTAAGTACTTCGTCTACGCCGGTACTATGTCTGAGATTCAAGGCGCGGGCATCTTTGTCGATGCTTTCCTATCCATCATGGATTTGCACCCTGAAGTACGCTTGATGATGTTCGGCCAAGGCGTTGAACTTGATGCTCTAAAGGCAAAAGTCAAGGACAGTAACCGTCAGATCGTATTCAACGAACCCGTTGCCGGGGCAGTCGTGGCCCAATGGTCACGCAGTTCACTGGCCAATCTGGCCTCAGTCAGGCCGGGCAAGGGATACGACTTTGCATTTGCAACCAAAGCACTGGCCGGACTCTCAACTGGCGCACCCTCTATTTACGCCGGAGTGGGCCCGCTGAATGAAATCATCACTTTGAACAACCTTGGCATAGGCTGTGACTGGAACGTGAAGCAAGTGGCCAAAGCAATGGTCCAGGCTATTGAGAATCCCGTTTCAGGTGAGCGTAGGGCAGAACTGTCTAAATGGGTTGAACAGAACCATTCATTGGCAGCTGTCGCGCAAACGGGCGCACAAGCTGTCATTCATGCAGCGCATACCTAA
- a CDS encoding DegT/DnrJ/EryC1/StrS aminotransferase family protein, translated as MSQDFIPAAKPIIGDQERAAVDAVMASGMLAQGQQVASFETEFSNVLLDGRASVAVNSGTSGLHLGLLASGVGPGDEVIVPSFTFAATGNSVALTGATPVFADIELDYYALDVAHVESLITNKTKGIMPVHLYGHPFAADAFAALADKYGIDLYEDAAQAHGAALNGKKVGTFGKFGMFSLYPTKNMTSGEGGMVSTSDATVERNLRLLRNQGMEKQYQNELVGFNNRMTDLHASIGRVQLTKVMGWTKQRQDNAEFLTANLEGVGTPKVAEGAEHVYHQYTIRVPESRDELHTRLRSEFRIGSGVYYPVPNHRLPSFNRTEDLPNTEIAAKEVLSLPVHPSLTQDDLERIVTAVNTIVKAGA; from the coding sequence ATGAGCCAGGACTTCATCCCCGCAGCAAAACCCATCATTGGTGACCAGGAGCGTGCCGCGGTCGATGCCGTCATGGCCTCAGGCATGTTGGCACAAGGCCAGCAGGTTGCCAGCTTCGAGACTGAGTTCTCCAATGTACTCCTTGATGGTCGAGCCAGCGTGGCAGTCAACTCGGGAACTTCGGGACTGCACCTCGGCCTTTTGGCTTCGGGTGTTGGGCCAGGAGACGAGGTAATCGTTCCATCGTTTACCTTTGCTGCTACGGGAAATTCAGTTGCCCTGACTGGAGCCACTCCCGTCTTCGCGGACATCGAGCTGGATTACTACGCCTTGGACGTAGCTCATGTTGAATCCTTGATCACAAACAAGACCAAGGGCATCATGCCTGTGCACCTGTATGGACACCCCTTCGCAGCCGATGCCTTCGCGGCCTTGGCAGACAAGTACGGCATTGACCTATACGAGGACGCAGCCCAAGCCCACGGTGCGGCTTTGAACGGCAAAAAAGTTGGCACCTTCGGCAAGTTTGGCATGTTCAGCTTGTACCCCACCAAGAACATGACTTCCGGTGAGGGCGGCATGGTCTCCACCTCGGACGCGACGGTGGAACGGAACCTGCGCCTTCTGCGCAACCAGGGCATGGAAAAGCAGTATCAGAACGAATTGGTGGGCTTCAACAACCGCATGACGGATTTGCACGCCTCAATTGGCCGTGTGCAGTTGACCAAGGTCATGGGCTGGACCAAGCAGCGGCAGGACAACGCTGAGTTCCTGACCGCCAACCTTGAAGGTGTGGGAACACCCAAGGTTGCTGAAGGAGCGGAGCACGTATACCACCAGTACACGATCCGCGTGCCCGAAAGCCGCGACGAATTGCACACTCGCTTGCGCTCTGAGTTCCGCATCGGCTCCGGCGTGTACTATCCGGTACCGAACCACCGACTGCCGTCCTTTAACCGCACTGAGGATCTGCCCAACACCGAGATCGCGGCCAAGGAGGTCCTTTCCCTGCCAGTCCATCCGTCATTGACGCAGGACGATCTCGAGCGCATCGTCACAGCCGTCAACACAATCGTGAAGGCTGGTGCATAA